Genomic segment of Verrucomicrobiota bacterium:
ATCATCACGTTTCTTAATCGCATTCCCCTGTCCTTGTGAGGCATCGAGAATTTCAGTAGCAAGAGCGTCTTTAAGAGCGATACCTTTGCGGGATGAAGCGTAATTAACTATCCAACGCAAAGCCAATGAGATTTGACGGTCAACAGGAACCTCCATAGGCACTTGATATGTAGCGCCACCCACACGACGACTCTTCACTTCCAGACGTGGCTTAGCAGTGTCGATCGCTTTTTGAACAACGTCCAAGGGATCCAATTGAGGATTTTTTTGGGTAATCTTTTCCAAAGCCCCGTAAACAATGCGTTCAGCAGTGGATTTCTTTCCGGAAATCATAATCGTATTAATCATACGTCCGATCAGGCGG
This window contains:
- the rpsG gene encoding 30S ribosomal protein S7; its protein translation is MSRRRQANKRQVLPDSRYGNRLIGRMINTIMISGKKSTAERIVYGALEKITQKNPQLDPLDVVQKAIDTAKPRLEVKSRRVGGATYQVPMEVPVDRQISLALRWIVNYASSRKGIALKDALATEILDASQGQGNAIKKRDDVHKMAQANKAFAHLRF